TTTTACTATCTTATAATGCTTTGTACTAACTATTAATGCACGTTCCTACTATTCTTGTATTACCTAGAGTACATGGGTATAAAGTGTAAATGTTTTCTTGGAGACGTTGGTCTACTTGAAGTATGCTTTCCTTGTGATCCATCTCTAGAATTATTCGTCCACACGGAACTTAAATCCTGGCTTAGATCAATGCAATATATCCTCGATCATCAAGCTTGGTGTAACATATATGGCTGATTATCTGTGCATGTAACATGATGGTGTTTGATAGAAAACAGCAGTGAGGTCTTGATTTTATTATTGTTTGTATTGGATATGTACTCTTTTACCTTTATTTGGTTTAATTGTATTAATATTCAACCTGTGGCACCATTTCTACATTTACTGTTATTAACAATTAATCTGTGGCAACTTTTTTCAGGAAAATCACAAGGCAAAGAAGCACAAAAAGGAAAAGACGGATGGGggcaaaagagaaagaaaagaaaaggatcgTGCTTATAGGAAAGATAAGCACAAGAAGAAACACAAAAGAGAGAAGCACAAAGATAGGAGAGAGAAGAAAGAAAGAGATAAAGACAAAAGACAAAATTTGGAACTGGGAACCCAGAAGAAGGATGATCTTGACAATAGAAGACCCAAACAGACAGTGCATAATGAAGCAGTCAAATATAGCAAACATAAAGATGAGTTGGCTACCCAGATCACAGGCCAAGAAGGTCATGCAAACCGCACCAGGAGTAATACTGGCAAGTTGCTTCCTCGAAGCATCGAGTCCTTTGGTGTTGTAGGTTCTAAAGAGAAGGAACGAACTTCTTTCAGTAGAGTGAATGGGAAATCCAGGCAAATTGCTCAGCACAATCATGCCAGTGAAAAGGGAAAGAATAAAACTGGAATCTTGAGTGGTACCAGCCTTCAACTTGGGTCAGCTGAAAAACGTTCTACCAGAATACATGGTAGTAGTGGAGTGGGCCTGCAACAGGATAGCTCTAAAGGTATATTTGTTACTACCACAGCCTCTCAACAGAAGTGCAGAATTACGCCAAGTGCAAATGCTGCGCAGAGAACTGAACAAGTGGACCAACATCCAGATGGTTCTTCTCATTCTGCATATGGAAAAAGTGACAGCGTGAGCACCAAGTGGATGGCAGAGAATAAAAATGGGAATGCCGACAATTTTCATTTCGGGATGGATAAGCAATCGGCAAGAGGCAAAAGTGGAGCAGATCAAGGGATTGCAAAGATTAAGGAGGCAAAAGCTAATCATCAGAAGAGTGTTAAAGATGGAGATAAAAGGCATGGTGTAAATCAGAAGGTTGTTAAAGACACAGATAGAGATTGCAATGTAAGGAAAAGAAAGGCTAAAGATGGTAATGAAGGCAAAACCAGGGAGAAAAGAAGTGCTATAGATGAACAGAAACACAGAGAGCTTGACGGAGATGGGGCAAGCAAGAACTATATTCATGATCTAATGGACTTGGCTCATCTTAATGGGAACAAGTTCACTTCTGATGATTTCAAGAAAAGGAAAGGCTTAAACGCTAACAGTTCTCTacatggtgagtttctttactcaTTATGGCGGGGCTGATTTTATATGTGTGTGTTCTCCTTGGAAGCATACGCTTAGATTTAGATAGCCTTGTAGCTATGATTTTGATTTTATTTTAGGCTCACTTCCATAATGTTGGCAGATCATCAAAGTATGCCAATGACTAAGATGCCaaggacgtctcctgccaatcatCTTTGTGTGAATGGGGAAATGTTGAAGCATTCTCAAGGAACTGCGCCTACATTACCAGTGGGCACAAACCCTCGTGAGGCAGGCATGCTTGAAGATAGCAAGGAATGCATCAAAAATGGCATGACCGGCCTCCTCAACCTAGAGGAACACAATTCTGCAGTCTCTCCATCCAGCTATGGCAGCAGTGAAGTCTCTCTGACGCCAGCTCACCCTGATACCAAGTATCTGAGCCATGTGTACTCCGTACCAGCGGCCGACGACCCCTCAGAGTACATTGATCAAGACTGGCTGTTTTCGGGAGACCGTGTTCaccagaaaacaacgatgcttgagGCCGCAAAAGCACCCCAGGTCTGGGCTGAAGCACAGCTGATCGATTCTGCTGATGTAGTTGCTCTGCCTTATGTTGTTCCTTTGTAATGTGAAACTCCTCCTTCATAGTTTTGGGCTATGATCAGGAAGCGCAGAAGATAGGATTCACTTATTCGTTTTGCTGTCATGCCAGCATGGTTTTGTTGGCGAGATTTCTGGCCACTAAACTGCTAGTGACACTAGTTGAGGTTTTATTGTCTGTAAGGTTGTGCTGCATATCAGATGATACGACGGCCAACGGGCACACTTGAGATTCTGTACATGAAGCGTTTTGATTCAGCGACAAGTGTTGCTCCTGCTGTACCGCCAGACAGTTTGGCGTTTTTCTTTCTTTTGCGAAAAGACAGTTTTGGCGTTGTATTCGTGAATCTTTCACGAAAGAAATGTTTAGAGGCCAAGGAACTCGAAACACGAAAAATGAAGTGTCTCTAAGATCCTGTTATTGTGCTTGAACAAGAGCTTGTTCTGAGTTTTGTGGCCTGTGTTTGTTTGAGTATCCgttcatttttttttgaaactaggcAAAAGATTTACCATTTTCATTGATTGAGAGAGAAGTTTTAGAGGTTAAGGTGCAAGGCTGAATTACAACAATCACTCTCGCGGCATTATGTTATTCAAATGCCTCGCTCCTTTAATCCTAGCAACGGCGACTCCCACCGGATTGTTACGAAAGATTCGTGCATTCCTCTCTTTTCATAACTCCCAAGAGATGAGCAGCATCAAGAAAGCAAGCGGCCTTCGCGATTGGGTCTTCTTGTTAGCATTGTGGCTCCACCACTCTTTTATGGAAGTCGCATCACTCCAATTGGAAGGATGCACATCATGGAGACCAAGCCAATCTTTGATCATACGCCAAACTCTGATAGTGTATCGGCATTGGAATAGAAGGTAGGTTGTTGACTCCTGAACTtgcttgcatagtggacaaagatTACAGTTTTGCCACCCACGACGCTGAAGCCTGTCTGCCGTCCAAATCCTATTGTTGATTGCCAGCCATGCGAAGAACTTGCATTTAGGAGATGCCCAAATCTTCCAAACGGTCGGAATCATGGTCGTGTCAGTATGGCCATAAAGCTGCGCTTTgtaggccgccgccgccgagtaGTGGCCGTTAGTAGTGAACTTCCAAGTGATAGTGTCGGGCATGTCAACGTTAAGGTGGACATGGGAGACCCTCTCCCAGAGGGTGACAAACTCAAAGAGATGTTCGACGGTGATGCCCTGAGTAATGTCCACCTAGGAAGTCTAAAAATTGTCGTGCAGAGCCAATCAAACCGAGCAATTCTTCTTCTTCAACAAGCCATATATTTTAGGCACTATGTCCTTGGGCCTAATCCCATCGAGCCAAGGGGACTCCCAAAACTTGGCACGCATGCCATCCCCAATTTGGACCTTGGTAGCTGCGGCAAAGATATCTCGGTCATTGTCATCACAAGGGGTTCCCAAGCCAACCCATGGCTTGTCTGGATGAAGCCACTCATCCTACAGCCATCGAAGGCGAAGGGCAGTGGAAAATTTGTCAAGATTTAGGATTCCAAGCCCTCCATGCATCTTGGACTTGCACACTTGCTTCCAGTTTATCTTACATTTTCCACCGATGACCTTCTCACAACCTGCCCAAAGGAAAGCACATCTGAGGGCATCAATTTTCTGCTTGACCTCCACCGGTAAATCTAGCGTCATCATGTAGTAGATAGCAATCGATGTGTCGTATTAGTTTGGCAGTGCCATGGGCATGGTTTATGCTCTGCAGTTTGAGATTCCGAGTTTGCTATTTTAGCATCAAACTGATTGCTAACTCTCTTGTAACAATTCGGTTTAGCCGATGCTAGGTGCCGTCCAACTGGTCGCCCTGCATCCTTTGGATCAGCTGCCCTCCTGACACACAGGATTGCACGGGGTTGTCTCTCTCGCCCTGTTCCTCCCGCGGTTCGTGGTCACGAGCAAGGGGAAAAACAGATACGCCACCACGCGCACACCTAGCTTCACGTCCCACGGCGTCTACGCACCACTCGCCGTCGTGCACCGGCACTCGACGTGCTGGGACATAGCCTAGATGTAGCTAAGCTAAACCTGCTCCCAGACGCCACAATATGCAGCTCTGATGGACCATGGTTCCTGCTCCGCTCGTTTTCGCTACCCCAATCTTTGGCCTGCTCACGGCTCCCGTCGCCGCCACTCGCCATCGTTGGTTCGTCGTGTTTCAACAAAGTCGCCACTGGTTGTAGCTTTTGCGCTTTGCGGATGCAGCAAAAAAAAGTATTCGTCGTGCTTGTGGTCGCCACCGAGGAATATGTTGGTTCCAACAAAATTTGACACCGGTCCTAGCTTTCATTGCGGCGGGTTGTAGCATTTCTAGCCACAGTGAGAGGAttttcagcagtaacatcgagtccaagtCAGTAAATTTgcctatgtggcaatgagttaatgagaagAGAGATAGTttaagtaacttagctagttactcatACTagaagtaacatcacacataccaataCAATATGAGtttataacctaataaataaagctttgcataacaccatacttatgttactacccattacgaaggtagtaacatagtctagggatatgtgtatgttactagtgtatatTACTCTCCACTGTGGCTAGTCCACGCTTGAGGCGCTGGTTCCAGCAAATTTGGTTGCGGTTTCAATAAATGAAGTTGCTGGTTCCAGTAAACGCAGCCGGCGAAAGCCCTTGTCGTTCCAGCTTCCTTCCATGCCGGTTCCAGCACATGGCACCCATGGATACAACATCTCCCGTGGCTGTTTCCAGCACACAAAAAGGCAGTCGATGCAACATTGCTTCCGCGGTCAATTCCGACGTCTTGCAGCACCTGCAGACGGTGAGTGCAACTGTTGTATTCTGACTGCAACTACACAACCCTCAATGCGATTACTCGTGGCGAGAAAGGgattgtgatgcggagcatcctgtacatcaccatgtcaagagcccgttcggcgagtgacacgtgtgacatctacttcacatacacaaaggtgaatcatctcctttacacgtgctcacttgaccccttcgaggatggtatactacttgacacttctcccatgtgcatgcatagatattgtcggagcttcacggatgttgaggaggagtgcaagcgccaaggaacaaccacatgatccgcgagggaagcctggaagcgacgacgaaagaagacggagttgctgaagctatagtggccggatatccgggccagaggccggacatccggtgcctagGCAGCCACGCAGGAGCTACCCAACAGACAGCCAAAAACATCAGTGGCTGGACATCCGACGCTTCAACAACGGCCAGACATCCGGCATCCTACCTAGAAATCCGGCAACGTCTATCCAGAGAAGGACTGGAACGACATGtcccaggccggacatccggcctcccacgaacggccggacatccggcctcccgcgaacggccggacatccggcccccgacCCGAACATCCGGCGCCTGCGTGCGTGCAGAGTcaggccagaggcccatgtatcccctccccacttgccccttcgtggcttagactatatatactccttccccatctctagttagggttagcaaatatgatagctcattcgtatgtgagctttgctcctacctacctctactcttgagagagagagagagagagactaccactcccatggagttcacgacctccatgtgagaagatcctgcgggatatcatcaagacccctcacgggaagatccgtctaggatatcatcaagacctcctcttggtgGTGAACTCTATCTTGTATCTTTCCTtctgttgttcatgtaccttgtggatcttgtgtgtttgattgtctagtggatgtgtgattggacttgttcttgactatttccccttgtgatttctctccgttcttccacgtgttcatcgtgttcttcgagggaatccactccaatcatgaaagatcggcctacaccgggttagccttgtatcatatggtatcatgagccaggttgatcacgaatttggagtcttCCCCCTccatttctagccttcttttgcttgatttcgtcctgaattcgaaaatccccaccaaaaatagccccaattttttttgtgatttgttggtttgatgatgttttgttgattttgatccaccacgaaggggcaagtggggaggggaTACATGGGTCTCTGGCCCGACTCTGCACGCAGTCTGGCGCCGGATGTTCAGGCCCTGGGATGTCAGCCTTCCTCGTTTCATCGTTTttaccataactaattcatccggagtccgattttgacgttctttagcttgttttgaagctattgacatccccatcGCACAAAAATAGTTCCACCGTCATTTGACTCCATAAagtttttggaactttggcatctttgcctagggcttccaccatatcttCTACAAAACCACCATaaccttccgcaacctaaccaattttgttccccattccATTTGTGGTTGTtagagttgtgattcgagtctccttaAGTGTTTCGGCTACATAGGGACGGTTGCTTATTCATCAACCACCACCGTAACTTTCGtgtaggcttgcccaccatacacttctgccaccccaacttaacccattttcgtttgagcttgtttgagttggggtttgtgtctcctaaggtgtttcggctacttagggacgaccaCTTCAACTctgactcgcataacccatcattgaGCTTCTGAAACCACTACCAcgttcccgctaccaccatttgacatttgagatttcaagttcgtggtttttccatttcctaaggtgtttcggctaattagggacgggtctacatcatcttggtatctacatcaagagcaccgccactcatcattgccacgggcggtaacctctatatcatcttggtattgtggtatcccatcattgtacattctccttgacattgcattgataacccctagcccattttgcggcacttgcctatcgagactagccattgagtattgccggcaacgttacttgtgcacattagtgatcattgatctacaccttccatcgcatacataccatatcatcttggtatcatagtaCCAATCCTTATGTCACAAGCTTGTtccccgcatatacacaattgccatcttggtttgtgcatttcgcataagtggccatacgaaaaaagaataagcttttaagcaaagaaaaagagagcaaagaagcttgtaagcaagtgccataacaTCATaccacatgatacgtctccaacgtatccacttttccaaactcttttgaccttgttttggactctaacttgcatgatttgaatggaactaacccagactgatgctgttttcagcagaattgccatggtgttatttttgtgcagaataaaaagttttcggaatgacctgaaaatcaacggagatttttttggaattaataaaaaaatattggcgaaagaatcagcaccagggggcccacaccctggccacaagggtgggggcatgcccaccccctggTGCGTGCCCTCCGACATTGTGTCCCCCTGGACctctaccgacctcaactccaactccatataatcACTTTTAGGGAGAAAAATTAGGGAGaaggaatcatcgcgttttacgatacaaagccgctagcaagccctattcttcctcgggagggcagatctcgagtccgttcggggctccgaagaggggaatccgtcgccatcgtcatcatcaaccatcctccatcaccaattccataaTGCTCACCGTTGttcatgagtaattccatcgtaggcttgctggaccgtgatgggttggatgagatttaccatgtaatcgagttagttttgttagggtttgatccctagtatccattatgttctaagattgatgttgctatgactttgctatgcctaatgcttgtcactagggcccgagtgccatgatttcagatctgaacctattatgttttcatgaatatatttgtgttcttgatccgatattgcaagttatagtcacctactacgtgttatgacccggcaaccccagagtgacaatagtcgggaccactcttggtgatgaccatagtttaaggagttcatgtattcactaagtgctaatgctttggtccggtactctattaaaatgaggccttaatatcccttagtttccactaggaccccgctgctacgggagggtaggacaaaagatgccatgcaagttcttttccataagcacgcatgactatatttggaatacatgcctacattacattgatgaactagagctagttctgtgtcaccctatgttataacctttgcatgatgaatgccatccgacataattatccatcatggatccattgcctacgagcttttcacatattgatctttgcttggtTACTttcccgttgccactgttacgattgctacaaaactgctactgttactattgccatcgttaccgctacttccatactactttgctactaaatactttactgcagatattaagtatttcaggtgtggttgaattgataactcagctgctaatacttgagaatattctttggctccccttgtgtcgaatcaataaatttgggttgaatactctaccctcaaaaactgttgcgatcccctatacttgtgggttatcaccacattgaataagattgtcatatccgatcatcttggatcatcttgagaggaacactgggaaccatacatacttagcatacttgtaatagaagtcgttgcattttgcatcttataggttgtgcacaagtgtcgtatccgcctattgagcaatcgatCTAGCGTCTCCCTAGCATTTTGCATCAAaggcattttccgtggattccacattttgagctcattccttggttgcatgaccccatttatctatccgtgtgtgtgtttccgtgtgccacatattgctattggtatacttgtttcacttgtgaatttttgaatctctttcaacattattgactcttgctaacattttgcatcaaatttttgtgccactatacTCACTGAGCTCCATCAAaagctttactttgtaggtgtgagtgagcaaatccggtaccaattccactattctttcatttcacattgattgaaacgggatacatcctcaactttgggaaaaggtagcttggtattgtttatctcatttcctactcacctctactcgagtcttatgatggataggcaaagcacacctccttcggtctacaacaacaatgacgaGTTCAATGCCACCAAAAACTTCATCGACgccaagatggatgctcaaattgaggagatcaaagccctcatgaaggcatacaagcggtcttcctcatctttgagaagacgctcaagtgcacatgcttccgagtgtcaggaccccgactcgatgccacatcgatctagcatgtaacacctcatatcgctttgcggcctcacgcacggtatccccacgggtgtcgccttacctttacccgggaccgtttgcgcattttggcacacgtatatgatggtgtcgctagcatccatatgataaagagcccgggctgacatggctagtcgtaaacccaaagtggcactaacttacagggacaggcattcatgacccagcatcgaacgtgtcggtcatcagcgagtgaatccaggctgtagcactgggctaacaggactccggtgaaccgggctgtagcgggctagcaggactccggtattcatcgcgtgacatttccccgaagggacagacacaggatcgaagaaggacacatgccggcctgcctaagtgttccggagcagtagcaagctaccagggctcagtggaagcactaggagacatttcccggtaagagaggctactaagaataaacaactagatagtcagatcccacacatagcaatacacattacacgtacgcataacatgcaagtatgtgctgtacaacatggcatcacagcataactcaacaactcatatagataagggctcagaagagccgtcatagcaattattgcaaacaggggtcacaagacccatcatacagagcatacaagcaacaagcggaagcattacatgtctgggtacagacatctacaaatgaaaaaggctgaagagcctgactatctacaacatccgatcaagatcgtagctgaggtactagctactagtcgaagtccacgagaacactagtaagaccgaagtctccgctgcaaaaacataaataaagcaacatgagtacaaaggtactcagcaagacttacatcagatcctatcatacatgcacttgtatcaagagggtaacgtggggtttagttgcagcaagccagctttgactctgtggctatcctgttctacgactaccagaaactcttgaggtgaaacaacgtacacgagtccactaatcaccacacaatacactactatggattcatccccgtctccctacgagaaggccatccatagcactcacacttgtcttgagcattttatagtatccacttcaagttgtctatgtaccatgtaagcatccaagaagtccataaccgcggacccggctattcgaatagatcatgttaaccctgcaggggtgtacttcttcacacacgctctcgccacttaccgccatgtacacgtcatgtatctcggcaaccttcaagcggaagcctggcgagggtgtcggccacgacctgactaaccacacaagactctagcccaggtttatcgcctattcgggttccatccgcaaggagatccggccggggtgtcgctcacggccccaaacgatgtgagcagggttcccgagcccaccaaccgggtgccactcggtacaccgtgccacgtgtgcctagtctgtcccaagcccaccctgccgggtgccacttggtagaaaaatagcactacctacaaataccagaaactagttgcgactcctggacagagatcaagttggctaataagtcgagaggggcacttaagcattccaatgtgtggtagtatcgagtcattggacaacatacatagaactcagtgcttaaggacggttccagtgagacaacccaccatgtactcctacatggcctctcaccgctacctttaccaaatcgtgttcacacacttcactctcagcatcagaacatatcgtaacactccaattcattcccaatgaatcagacctgacacaactctaagcaatagcaggcatagcatggtaggaacacatcagtggcttcaatcaactcctacacatgctagtgggtttcaactatttactgtggcaatgacaggtcatgcagaggaatgggttcaactaccgcagcacaaagtagcagatgaaccgttgttgtcctaatgcaataactgagagcaggagcgagagagtagggttttatcgaaatgaacaagggggtttgcttgcctggtaaatcaacaagggaggcactgcttcacagacaggtactctggaacgtctccggagtaggacctatcgagaaggaacggtgccggcaatcaatacacaatcatatgcaacaatatgatgcatgaacatggcatgtagatgtgatgctgttgagctaatgcaactagtaaacatttggtttgaagtccatttgaaccaaaggttcaaatgcattactaaattaagtctcttatatatgccataatgtgttttcccatattcagcatgtataagttggtttttcatgcatgaaactagtacagatggaaaggttgcatttttctgataatttttcatatataaattattttaatctgagctacggttgaattgatatgaatttttgaagtttaaaacaatttctggaattttctgattaaatttaattccagaaatcatattatagcgccagcatgacgtcagcacgacgtcagcggtcaactgggctggtccgggtcaaacctgacgtgtgggacccacacgtcagtgacaggggggttaacaggggttaatttagtttaattaaaaggttagggggcaccggcgcacactgtcagtgtcagggggggttagttaacggtgattagcactaagctaatcacctgccgacggggcccactgtcattg
The sequence above is drawn from the Triticum aestivum cultivar Chinese Spring chromosome 7A, IWGSC CS RefSeq v2.1, whole genome shotgun sequence genome and encodes:
- the LOC123151642 gene encoding TRAF3-interacting protein 1; this encodes MRRIWRACSIALRHTMSRCFPFPPPGYEAKPRSEHKDLLKKENHKAKKHKKEKTDGGKRERKEKDRAYRKDKHKKKHKREKHKDRREKKERDKDKRQNLELGTQKKDDLDNRRPKQTVHNEAVKYSKHKDELATQITGQEGHANRTRSNTGKLLPRSIESFGVVGSKEKERTSFSRVNGKSRQIAQHNHASEKGKNKTGILSGTSLQLGSAEKRSTRIHGSSGVGLQQDSSKGIFVTTTASQQKCRITPSANAAQRTEQVDQHPDGSSHSAYGKSDSVSTKWMAENKNGNADNFHFGMDKQSARGKSGADQGIAKIKEAKANHQKSVKDGDKRHGVNQKVVKDTDRDCNVRKRKAKDGNEGKTREKRSAIDEQKHRELDGDGASKNYIHDLMDLAHLNGNKFTSDDFKKRKGLNANSSLHDHQSMPMTKMPRTSPANHLCVNGEMLKHSQGTAPTLPVGTNPREAGMLEDSKECIKNGMTGLLNLEEHNSAVSPSSYGSSEVSLTPAHPDTKYLSHVYSVPAADDPSEYIDQDWLFSGDRVHQKTTMLEAAKAPQVWAEAQLIDSADVVALPYVVPL